Proteins from a genomic interval of Arachis hypogaea cultivar Tifrunner chromosome 10, arahy.Tifrunner.gnm2.J5K5, whole genome shotgun sequence:
- the LOC112717658 gene encoding uncharacterized protein — MAIVLKKGKPDIFLTMTYNPFWTKITSELNPVQTPQDRLDLTTRIFRAKFEQLKEDVITKGVLGKVKSYIYVTEFQKRGLSHVHMLLILENNDKLIDPEHYDSLVLAEIPSKEEEPYLHDAALKYMINGPYGTLDQSSPCMKNGQLPINQNVTVDNRWVVPYNPWLLLKYDYHINVETCSSIKSIKYLYKYCYKGPDQVAMEVHNGSNFDEVQQFVDARWIAAPEACWRIFKFNFYRMYLSVEKLQIHFPNQHQVSFYDHQTIPKILNDDYFSITMLTEFFALNREEDQQSRHLPYREILEYYTWHNKEKESYRRKTQRRSIGRIYIVSPSEGEKFYLRILLSNIREPINWDDLLTVNGVQYLSFKQSAQHRGLLESDSNISLTHENDNDNLIPRVIQEELSVEVLREDLCSVARLNNDQSKAFKCIMNTIDRRESGVFFVDGPGGLGKTFLYRAIIAEFRNKGHIVLVTASSGIAATLLPRGRTSHSRFKIPINVEPSSICNISKQSDLAKLIRQTTTIIWDEAPMANKESVQSLDRTLRDILANDMPFGGKVMVMGGDFCQVLHVIPKGSKSQIISASIVKSHLWASTKILHL; from the exons ATGGCGATTGTTCTTAAAAAGGGCAAGCCAGATATTTTTCTCACAATGACATACAATCCATTTTGGACTAAAATAACTTCAGAACTCAACCCAGTTCAAACTCCACAAGATCGTCTAGATTTAACAACAAGAATTTTTCGAGCCAAATTTGAACAGCTAAAAGAGGATGTAATTACTAAGGGTGTCTTGGGAAAGGTGAAGAGCTATATTTATGTCACTGAGTTTCAAAAAAGAGGGTTGTCACATGTACATATGTTGCTAATCTTAGAAAATAATGACAAGTTAATTGACCCAGAGCATTATGATAGTTTGGTACTTGCAGAGATACCATCTAAAGAAGAAGAACCATACTTACATGATGCAGCGCTAAAATATATGATTAATGGTCCTTACGGTACACTTGATCAATCTTCACCCTGCATGAAAAATGGCCAAT TACCGATTAACCAAAATGTCACAGTTGACAATAGATGGGTAGTTCCGTACAACCCTTGGCTACTACTAAAGTATGATTACCATATTAATGTTGAGACATGTAGTAGCATCAAGAGTATAAAGTATCTCTACAAATATTGCTACAAGGGTCCAGACCAGGTTGCAATGGAAGTTCACAACGGTTCTAATTTTGACGAGGTCCAACAGTTTGTTGATGCAAGATGGATTGCTGCTCCAGAGGCATGTTggagaatatttaaatttaacttttacCGAATGTATCTATCAGTGGAAAAGTTACAAATTCATTTTCCAAATCAACATCAAGTGAGCTTCTATGATCACCAAACCATTCCTAAAATACTTAATGATGATTATTTCTCTATAACAATGCTCACTGAGTTCTTTGCCCTAAATCGTGAGGAAGACCAACAATCTAGGCATCTTCCGTACAGGGAAATTTTAGAGTATTACACTTGGCACAACAAGGAAAAGGAATCGTATCGGCGCAAGACACAGAGGAGATCCATTGGTCGAATTTATATTGTATCACCTTCAGAAGGAGAAAAATTCTATTTGCGTATTCTGTTATCTAACATTAGAGAACCAATCAATTGGGATGACTTGCTAACAGTGAATGGGGTCCAATATTTGTCCTTCAAGCAATCTGCTCAACACCGAGGATTGTTAGAGAGTGACAGTAACATCT CTCTAACTCATGAAAATGACAATGACAACTTGATACCCAGAGTTATCCAAGAAGAACTGTCTGTCGAAGTACTCCGGGAAGACCTGTGTTCCGTAGCAAGATTGAACAATGACCAATCTAAAGCTTTCAAGTGCATTATGAATACAATTGATCGAAGAGAAAGTGGAGTGTTCTTTGTTGATGGGCCAGGAGGATTAGGCAAAACATTTCTTTACAGAGCTATAATTGCAGAATTCAGAAATAAGGGTCATATTGTCTTGGTAACTGCATCATCAGGAATAGCCGCAACATTATTGCCTAGGGGTCGAACATCTCATTCTAGGTTTAAGATCCCAATTAATGTAGAACCATCATCCATTTGTAACATAAGCAAACAATCAGATCTTGCAAAGCTGATTAGACAAACAACGACAATAATCTGGGATGAAGCACCAATGGCAAATAAAGAATCAGTGCAATCATTAGACCGCACCCTGAGAGACATATTAGCAAACGATATGCCATTTGGAGGAAAAGTGATGGTGATGGGAGGAGATTTTTGCCAAGTACTGCATGTCATACCGAAAGGTAGTAAGTCACAAATAATTTCAGCTTCTATAGTTAAGTCTCATTTATGGGCTTCCACTAAAATTCTCCATTTGTGA